In Ochrobactrum sp. Marseille-Q0166, a single genomic region encodes these proteins:
- a CDS encoding DUF1214 domain-containing protein: MLKTLFKVVVVLTIALGGGIWATNYVLDHFEGFGELQLGVWSAYPAAGTIDADPYSKARAARKAYLSLGTAEGLPFYARKDSNGHELRRGCSYSLSGFTPSARFWTLYPASTNLQPITPRGGLQPAIHSREMLYAHDGSVKVTISQNASPDNWLPVEGAGNFVLVLTLYDTPAASSSGLVDLAMPRIVPLSNTEACRG; this comes from the coding sequence ATGCTGAAAACATTATTCAAAGTCGTTGTAGTACTCACAATCGCGCTGGGCGGCGGCATTTGGGCGACAAATTACGTTCTGGATCACTTTGAGGGTTTCGGCGAATTGCAATTAGGCGTCTGGAGCGCCTATCCCGCTGCCGGCACAATCGATGCCGACCCCTATTCAAAAGCGCGTGCAGCGCGCAAAGCCTATCTCTCGCTTGGCACAGCCGAGGGGCTTCCCTTCTATGCACGCAAAGACAGCAATGGCCACGAATTACGGCGGGGCTGCAGCTATAGCCTGAGCGGCTTCACGCCTTCTGCGCGGTTCTGGACCCTCTATCCGGCAAGTACAAATCTTCAACCAATAACGCCACGCGGTGGTTTGCAACCAGCAATCCACTCGCGCGAAATGCTTTACGCACATGATGGGAGTGTTAAAGTCACGATCAGCCAGAATGCAAGCCCAGATAACTGGCTTCCGGTTGAAGGTGCGGGCAATTTCGTACTCGTTTTGACGCTTTACGATACGCCCGCCGCAAGCTCTTCCGGTCTGGTTGATCTTGCAATGCCGCGCATTGTACCGCTCTCAAACACGGAGGCTTGCCGTGGCTAA
- a CDS encoding DUF1491 family protein — MRLTSDFWVSALIRKVQGEGGFAYLARRGSKEAGAIFIKISSRLGTCDLYSPAPQTSYEEDNDGERIFLRVLHGVDDDKVRERMERETRFDPDLWLIELEDVVDATGLFSVSNDDL, encoded by the coding sequence ATGCGTCTGACATCGGATTTCTGGGTTTCTGCACTGATCCGCAAAGTGCAAGGCGAGGGCGGATTTGCATATCTCGCTCGGCGTGGCTCAAAGGAAGCGGGCGCAATTTTCATCAAGATCAGCTCACGGCTTGGTACTTGTGATCTTTACTCTCCAGCACCTCAAACGTCCTATGAAGAAGACAATGATGGCGAGCGCATATTCCTGCGTGTTCTGCATGGTGTCGATGACGACAAGGTGCGTGAGCGCATGGAGCGCGAAACGCGCTTTGACCCAGATCTCTGGCTGATTGAGCTGGAAGACGTTGTTGACGCGACGGGTCTTTTTTCCGTTTCCAACGACGATTTATAG
- a CDS encoding DUF2336 domain-containing protein has product MTNDQFRALEEISGNRNQSKSRADGSKADDLLAAAIAAFASLTRPGRQDAHQLEDLAFPLLERATMRGKRQAANAIAQIEDAPRRLVLALANEPVEISAPVLLRSATLKPQDLLDIISKNGLTHARAVARRQSGDPLLKGVLRSFNDAVIDRLLALQENLAGIETGKAMAPSEVYEDGNSAEDHLPQPSFFSPGILATPEHLIDTALLIDDQIFRTALADSLDVSFDRADQIIGKWPGSHLPIALRALGMSASECFMIMSAILGPVAADRDGLREFIQLYRSIDQEKATMLVRRWKAEDMSKALRSKLREMATATDDKPQSSRSSL; this is encoded by the coding sequence GTGACAAATGATCAGTTCCGCGCCCTGGAAGAGATTTCAGGCAACCGGAACCAGTCAAAATCGAGAGCTGATGGCAGCAAAGCAGATGACCTTCTGGCCGCTGCAATAGCTGCGTTTGCCTCGCTGACACGCCCTGGAAGGCAAGATGCCCATCAGCTTGAAGACCTGGCATTTCCGCTTCTCGAGCGCGCAACCATGCGCGGCAAACGACAAGCAGCCAATGCAATTGCACAAATTGAAGATGCGCCGCGGCGTCTGGTCCTTGCTCTGGCAAATGAACCTGTCGAGATTTCTGCTCCAGTTCTGTTGCGTTCGGCCACTTTAAAGCCGCAAGACCTTCTCGATATTATCAGCAAAAATGGCCTCACACATGCCCGTGCTGTCGCACGCAGGCAGTCAGGTGATCCTTTGCTCAAAGGTGTCTTGCGAAGCTTTAACGATGCTGTGATCGATCGTCTGCTTGCTTTGCAAGAAAACCTTGCTGGCATTGAGACTGGTAAGGCAATGGCCCCATCCGAAGTATATGAAGATGGGAATTCGGCCGAAGATCATCTCCCGCAGCCATCCTTTTTCAGCCCGGGCATACTCGCTACACCGGAGCACCTGATTGATACAGCGCTTCTGATCGATGATCAGATTTTCCGTACGGCTCTCGCTGATTCGCTCGATGTCTCTTTTGATCGCGCTGATCAAATCATCGGAAAATGGCCCGGCTCACACCTGCCTATAGCCTTGCGTGCACTCGGAATGTCGGCATCAGAATGCTTCATGATTATGTCGGCAATTCTTGGCCCTGTCGCGGCTGATCGAGATGGGTTGCGCGAATTCATTCAGCTCTATCGGTCCATTGACCAGGAAAAAGCCACCATGCTGGTTCGTCGCTGGAAAGCGGAGGATATGTCGAAGGCATTGCGCAGCAAATTGCGCGAGATGGCAACGGCTACTGATGACAAGCCGCAATCCTCACGCTCCAGCCTATAA
- a CDS encoding peptidoglycan-binding domain-containing protein, translated as MSGTKTKPMNKARSGSTRKPAKRPSLGRRLLQVFFSSASALAIFAGNFIVRNPVLTGGGTAFAVVMGFVSANALWYQPEAHNAVFFKTRTDFVFKATPRAYLPGTAPAPKQEETANAKPAEALSQTQTEPAELSPDRLQVTGSIDEMLPALAPNADVEIARLQQRLLTLGIYQGTVDGFTGPQTREAIERWQALQKKVGVPAPQSAVESPKEDDVAKFIDMAVPTPRPQPAVLKVESTAKRAPDRASLENKSPQPKKQPVELAAVQSQAKISSQDIIRVQAGLKAFGNEMVSVDGVPGKSTQDAIREFQKLFKLPVTGEVDAALISKMREIGLIS; from the coding sequence ATGAGTGGCACCAAGACGAAACCCATGAACAAAGCCAGAAGCGGATCGACGCGCAAGCCCGCAAAACGGCCTAGTCTGGGTCGTCGCCTGCTTCAGGTGTTTTTCAGTTCGGCTTCTGCGCTGGCGATTTTTGCCGGCAACTTTATCGTGCGTAATCCTGTGCTGACTGGCGGCGGGACTGCCTTTGCCGTGGTGATGGGCTTTGTGTCGGCCAATGCACTCTGGTATCAGCCAGAGGCGCATAATGCGGTCTTCTTCAAAACCCGCACTGATTTTGTCTTTAAGGCTACGCCACGTGCATATCTGCCCGGAACTGCTCCGGCACCCAAACAGGAAGAAACTGCGAACGCGAAGCCTGCTGAAGCTTTGTCCCAGACCCAGACAGAACCAGCCGAGCTATCGCCAGATCGTTTGCAAGTGACCGGCTCGATTGATGAAATGCTGCCGGCGCTTGCTCCCAATGCCGATGTTGAAATTGCCCGCCTGCAACAACGCTTGCTGACGCTCGGTATCTATCAGGGTACGGTAGACGGATTTACAGGTCCGCAGACGCGTGAGGCGATTGAGCGCTGGCAGGCATTACAGAAAAAAGTAGGAGTGCCCGCTCCACAAAGCGCAGTCGAGTCACCCAAAGAAGATGATGTCGCCAAATTTATCGATATGGCCGTGCCGACCCCACGACCTCAGCCGGCGGTTTTGAAGGTTGAATCGACTGCAAAGCGTGCGCCTGATCGCGCATCTTTGGAAAACAAATCGCCTCAGCCGAAGAAGCAGCCCGTTGAATTGGCCGCTGTTCAGTCTCAGGCCAAGATTTCTTCGCAGGATATCATCCGTGTGCAGGCTGGCCTCAAAGCGTTTGGCAATGAGATGGTGAGTGTTGACGGGGTTCCGGGAAAATCGACCCAAGATGCCATTCGCGAGTTTCAGAAACTGTTTAAACTGCCCGTGACTGGCGAAGTTGATGCCGCGCTGATTTCAAAAATGCGCGAAATTGGGCTGATCAGCTAA